From the genome of Verrucomicrobiia bacterium, one region includes:
- a CDS encoding outer membrane lipoprotein-sorting protein, with protein sequence MSPVRAWPGHWITRQASARYGGLLLLAMQLLGVPASNAQTSGQVLYDPSKAIELGRELVTQLRTAMPEREFTNTGSLYIKARRQPLVKIAYTCRVVVTPTNWISYYSARSGSTNLPGFSVEHRPHQPSLYRDDAGALLSGSQLDVPFAGSDFWLSDLGLEFLHWPEQRVSRWEMARSIGCKVLESKNPAASSSGYSRVVTWIQDDANGIVQAEAYDARGKLLKEFRPTELEKINGQHELKEMMIENVQSGSKTRLEFEL encoded by the coding sequence TTGAGTCCCGTTCGCGCGTGGCCGGGGCACTGGATCACTCGCCAGGCCTCGGCGCGATACGGGGGCTTGTTGCTGCTGGCGATGCAGCTCCTGGGTGTCCCCGCGTCCAACGCCCAGACCTCTGGCCAGGTTCTCTATGATCCATCCAAAGCCATCGAACTGGGGCGCGAACTGGTGACGCAATTACGGACCGCGATGCCCGAGCGGGAATTCACCAACACCGGGTCGCTCTACATCAAAGCGCGCCGCCAACCTTTGGTGAAAATCGCTTACACCTGCCGGGTCGTTGTCACGCCAACGAACTGGATCAGTTATTACTCCGCCCGGAGCGGCAGCACCAATTTGCCCGGGTTCTCCGTTGAGCACCGGCCCCATCAGCCGAGTCTTTATCGTGACGATGCGGGCGCGTTGCTTTCTGGAAGTCAACTGGACGTCCCCTTTGCCGGGTCGGATTTCTGGCTGTCGGACCTTGGCCTGGAATTCCTGCACTGGCCGGAGCAGCGGGTGAGCCGCTGGGAAATGGCGCGCAGCATTGGGTGCAAGGTTTTGGAGAGCAAAAATCCGGCGGCGTCTTCCTCCGGCTATTCGCGCGTGGTTACCTGGATTCAAGATGACGCGAACGGGATCGTGCAAGCCGAAGCGTACGACGCGCGCGGCAAGCTGCTGAAGGAATTTCGCCCCACCGAACTGGAAAAAATCAACGGGCAGCATGAGCTGAAGGAAATGATGATTGAGAATGTCCAATCCGGCTCAAAAACCCGTCTGGAATTCGAGCTTTAA